The following coding sequences are from one Paenibacillus sp. JDR-2 window:
- a CDS encoding carbohydrate ABC transporter permease, whose protein sequence is MFLTPLVWMVSSAFKFEKDVMRFPIQWIPEKINFIYNFKSVWMGRVPFYHFYWNSLKVAIITTLITLLVSSMSAYALTKLRFRGRHMIFLAMLSFMIIPDQATLIPRFLIIRWLGLYDTHAAIILMSMFSIYFTFLLRQFMSDISDEYLEAARIDGAGHLRTFFSIMIPLCRPVLATVAIIKFIWTWNDYQNPLIFLLSKKLYTIPLGITLFRDDYTNNYAIMMMAALSAIIPLLAIFIIMQKQVINGIALGGVKG, encoded by the coding sequence ATGTTCCTGACCCCGCTCGTCTGGATGGTCTCGTCGGCCTTCAAGTTCGAGAAGGATGTCATGCGCTTCCCGATCCAGTGGATTCCGGAGAAAATCAACTTTATTTACAACTTCAAATCGGTCTGGATGGGACGTGTTCCGTTTTATCATTTCTACTGGAACTCCCTGAAGGTTGCCATCATCACTACGCTTATCACGCTGCTGGTCTCGTCGATGTCCGCCTACGCGCTGACGAAGCTGCGTTTCCGGGGCCGTCATATGATCTTCCTGGCGATGTTGTCCTTTATGATCATTCCGGATCAGGCGACGCTCATTCCGCGGTTTCTCATCATTCGCTGGCTGGGGCTCTACGATACGCATGCCGCGATTATTCTGATGAGCATGTTCTCGATTTACTTCACGTTCCTGCTGCGACAGTTCATGTCCGATATCAGCGATGAATATTTGGAGGCGGCGCGCATCGACGGCGCGGGACATCTGCGGACGTTCTTCTCGATTATGATTCCGCTCTGCCGGCCGGTTCTGGCGACCGTGGCGATCATCAAATTCATCTGGACGTGGAATGATTACCAGAACCCGCTTATTTTCCTCCTGAGCAAAAAGCTGTACACCATTCCGCTGGGCATTACGCTGTTCCGGGATGATTACACGAATAACTACGCGATTATGATGATGGCAGCCTTGTCGGCGATTATTCCGCTTCTGGCTATATTCATTATCATGCAGAAGCAGGTGATTAACGGGATTGCGCTAGGCGGCGTGAAAGGGTAA
- a CDS encoding ABC transporter substrate-binding protein: MKQAKRKFTAVAGLLLAGTVALSACGGNSANSGSEGASGSGKSESVTIKYYNWDNEAQAVATDAMLDEFMTKNPDIKVEHVVLVPGDSVEMLKKLDFLISSGEAVDVVAMPSLGAVYERATRGALASLNDFYKQENLVAEDEYYVNPKINDNYYGMQLTSGFNYVLLNKDALDEAGLPVPTYGWTWDDYRDYAKKLTKGEGVDKRYGTYFHTWELYMNAPAQTVMKDPFRYDDGSTILSDPSYKYFFQLRKDMESVDKSAKPYADVLAAKLNYRTEFFNEQAAMILTGSFTIPDVGNQEQYPHTFKTAFAPVPLPPKGAEPKDYEGGKYFTSGSSVVMGESSKHKDASFKLMRFMTTADSDKRTEFSGWKKADNKALLDRIIGENKDLYDVDSLKSTLFGDNIKYLDASSVITVSTAALTKVIDDGFSKFMLSNESIDDVQKWMVSEATKIINEKEKK, encoded by the coding sequence ATGAAACAAGCAAAACGCAAGTTTACGGCGGTAGCGGGCTTGCTGCTGGCCGGCACGGTTGCGCTCAGCGCATGCGGAGGCAATTCGGCGAATTCGGGAAGCGAAGGCGCATCCGGATCGGGCAAATCGGAATCCGTAACGATCAAGTATTACAACTGGGATAATGAAGCCCAAGCGGTTGCAACCGACGCGATGCTGGATGAATTCATGACCAAGAATCCGGATATCAAGGTTGAGCATGTCGTGCTGGTGCCGGGCGATTCCGTAGAGATGCTGAAAAAGCTGGACTTCCTGATCTCCTCGGGCGAGGCGGTTGACGTTGTAGCGATGCCGAGCCTTGGAGCTGTTTACGAACGTGCGACAAGAGGTGCATTGGCATCGTTAAATGATTTCTATAAGCAGGAAAACCTGGTAGCGGAAGACGAATATTACGTGAATCCGAAAATTAACGATAACTACTACGGCATGCAGCTGACTTCGGGCTTCAACTATGTGCTGCTGAACAAGGATGCGCTGGATGAAGCGGGCCTGCCGGTTCCAACCTATGGCTGGACCTGGGATGACTACCGCGACTATGCCAAGAAGCTGACCAAAGGCGAAGGCGTGGACAAGCGCTACGGTACGTACTTCCATACCTGGGAGCTGTACATGAACGCGCCGGCGCAGACGGTTATGAAGGATCCGTTCCGTTATGACGACGGTTCGACGATTTTGTCCGATCCTTCCTACAAATACTTCTTCCAGCTCCGCAAGGATATGGAGAGCGTCGACAAATCGGCCAAGCCCTATGCCGACGTGCTTGCGGCCAAGCTGAACTACCGGACGGAATTCTTCAACGAGCAGGCCGCAATGATTTTGACTGGAAGCTTTACGATTCCGGACGTAGGCAACCAGGAGCAATACCCGCATACGTTCAAGACGGCGTTCGCACCGGTACCGCTGCCTCCGAAAGGCGCCGAGCCGAAGGATTATGAAGGCGGCAAATATTTCACAAGCGGCAGCTCGGTTGTGATGGGCGAAAGCTCCAAGCATAAAGACGCGTCGTTTAAGCTGATGCGCTTTATGACAACCGCGGATTCCGACAAGCGTACCGAATTCTCCGGTTGGAAAAAAGCGGATAACAAAGCGCTGCTGGATCGCATCATTGGCGAGAATAAAGACCTGTACGATGTCGATTCCCTGAAAAGCACGCTGTTTGGCGACAACATTAAATACCTGGATGCTTCGAGCGTAATTACGGTGTCCACCGCGGCACTTACCAAGGTCATCGATGATGGCTTCAGCAAGTTTATGCTGAGCAATGAGTCGATTGACGATGTGCAGAAATGGATGGTTAGTGAAGCAACAAAAATCATTAACGAGAAAGAAAAGAAATAA
- a CDS encoding carbohydrate ABC transporter permease: MEVVKQTAGTSPAAAARKKFWTPSRREALVGWLFLIPEIVGMLLLNVFALGFSLYLSFSKWDMLSGLPGIEWIGLGNYKKLFHDPAILEALKNNLLYTVMTVPIPIAIALVLAVVINNSVFLKSYFKVVFFIPYISSIIAIAAVWSALLHPSLGPINQLLMQLGIDAPPKWLVDPKTSLLSIAFIGTWASLGYTIIIYTAGLTNISNEIYEASEIDGASPLKKFFRITVPLLRPTTFFLAITMLIGSFKVFDIISYLTEGGPNNSSTVLVYRIYEEGFRNYDMGYASAISWLLFAIIGIITAATWKLGKD, encoded by the coding sequence ATGGAAGTCGTCAAACAAACGGCAGGCACCAGTCCTGCGGCTGCGGCCAGGAAGAAATTTTGGACGCCGTCACGCAGAGAGGCGCTGGTCGGCTGGCTATTTCTTATTCCCGAGATTGTCGGGATGCTGCTGTTAAACGTATTTGCCTTAGGGTTCTCCTTATATTTGAGCTTCTCCAAATGGGACATGTTATCCGGCCTTCCCGGCATCGAGTGGATCGGGCTTGGCAACTACAAGAAGCTGTTCCATGATCCGGCCATTCTGGAGGCGCTGAAAAACAACCTGCTGTACACTGTCATGACGGTGCCGATTCCGATTGCGATTGCGCTGGTGCTGGCCGTTGTCATCAACAACAGCGTTTTTCTGAAAAGCTACTTCAAGGTTGTTTTCTTTATCCCTTATATTTCGTCGATCATTGCGATTGCCGCGGTATGGAGCGCCTTGCTGCATCCGTCCCTCGGTCCGATTAATCAGCTTCTGATGCAGCTTGGCATTGACGCTCCGCCGAAGTGGCTGGTTGATCCGAAGACCTCGCTGCTCTCCATCGCGTTCATCGGCACATGGGCGAGCCTCGGCTACACGATTATTATTTATACCGCGGGTCTGACCAACATCTCGAATGAAATTTACGAAGCATCCGAGATTGACGGGGCGTCTCCGCTGAAGAAGTTCTTCCGCATTACGGTGCCTCTGCTGCGTCCAACAACCTTTTTCCTTGCGATTACGATGCTGATCGGCTCGTTCAAGGTGTTTGATATCATCTCGTATCTGACGGAAGGCGGTCCTAACAATTCGTCTACCGTGCTGGTTTACCGGATCTACGAAGAAGGCTTCCGCAACTATGATATGGGCTATGCCTCGGCGATCTCCTGGCTGCTCTTCGCCATTATCGGCATCATCACGGCGGCGACGTGGAAGCTTGGGAAGGACTAA